The following coding sequences lie in one Montipora foliosa isolate CH-2021 chromosome 11, ASM3666993v2, whole genome shotgun sequence genomic window:
- the LOC137975047 gene encoding substance-P receptor-like translates to MNVSNLTNPTTEHSKDGVEPHPEPYGLRVIGLILFSVIIFASLIGNALVLKAVMQIPKNYKSFVYYLVANLAVAEMVSSICQAFVMVYQEKYSWLFGEFACKLVNPLQVLAVIVVTSDLAAIAVYRYQVMIKPLRKNLSGVAMAAIIGGMWLFALALSLPLFVTRSLDKISSEQKICSSKFPGNGNRIYSIIRFTISFLVPYLIMSLSYGAVTLKLKRHIRENVLETSEIMSSSEERRELSSVRPDKPRRQRLHLEEMNKQRKGSKTGIELECDLLRMIYVIIISFVVCYIPYQVLFLWAYSNTDWQFPYHVILRKYFYILTCLPSAIHPLCYGTMNRFFARAFSKIVMCRR, encoded by the coding sequence atgaatgtcAGCAATTTGACCAATCCGACCACAGAACATAGCAAAGATGGGGTTGAGCCGCATCCGGAGCCTTATGGTCTTCGAGTTATTGGGTTGATTCTATTCTCCGTGATCATTTTTGCGAGTTTAATCGGCAATGCTCTGGTTCTCAAAGCAGTTATGCAGATTCCCAAAAATTACAAGTCATTCGTATACTACTTGGTGGCTAACTTGGCTGTGGCAGAAATGGTGAGTTCGATTTGTCAAGCGTTTGTGATGGTCTACCAAGAAAAATACAGCTGGTTGTTTGGCGAATTCGCGTGTAAACTGGTCAATCCGCTTCAAGTATTGGCAGTGATTGTTGTCACCAGCGACCTTGCGGCCATTGCTGTCTATCGGTATCAGGTCATGATAAAACCACTACGCAAAAATTTATCTGGAGTTGCAATGGCGGCAATTATAGGTGGAATGTGGCTTTTTGCCTTAGCATTGTCGCTTCCACTGTTTGTGACCAGGAGTCTGGATAAGATTTCGTCTGAACAAAAAATTTGCTCGTCGAAGTTTCCAGGAAACGGTAACAGAATATATAGTATCATTCGATTTACTATTAGCTTTTTGGTCCCGTATTTGATTATGTCTCTGTCATACGGCGCTGTCACCTTAAAACTCAAGCGGCACATCCGTGAAAACGTCTTAGAAACTTCGGAGATAATGTCAAGCTCGGAAGAGCGCCGAGAATTGTCGAGCGTTCGGCCAGACAAGCCGAGGAGACAACGACTACATTTGGAGGAGATGAACAAGCAACGCAAAGGTAGCAAGACAGGGATTGAGCTTGAATGTGATTTATTGAGAATGATCTACGTCATCATAATATCATTTGTAGTGTGTTATATACCTTATCAAGTCTTGTTTCTATGGGCGTACTCAAATACGGATTGGCAGTTTCCTTACCACGTAATCTTGCGCAAGTATTTTTATATTCTCACCTGTCTACCGAGTGCCATTCACCCTCTTTGTTATGGCACGATGAACAGGTTCTTCGCTCGAGCCTTCTCCAAGATTGTAATGTGTAGGCGTTGA